The Tenebrio molitor chromosome 5, icTenMoli1.1, whole genome shotgun sequence genome has a segment encoding these proteins:
- the LOC138131106 gene encoding Krueppel homolog 1-like isoform X1 has protein sequence MAQKNSNGNDKINEVQEIFIKNLLMRCKKEQSEELWQMPEMVGYYNGASLPIATVQTVDEARHSVKKVVCSPDLPIAEYPAGGNPQPDQIVNIQCQICNKMYNSKAAFQAHQRTHAKETEDPYRCNICAKTFAVPARLTRHYRTHTGEKPFKCDFCNKSFSVKENLSVHRRIHTKERPYKCDVCSRAFEHSGKLHRHMRIHTGERPHKCNVCSKTFIQSGQLVIHMRTHTGEKPYVCAVCQKGFTCSKQLKVHSRTHTGEKPYSCEICGKAFGYNHVLKLHQVAHYGEKVYKCTICNDTFNSKKSMEAHIKSHSDNAPPTVPTPPASSTSSESSCSSSSSDKENKDSLPSPQEPSSLSYDSDIRYYIYPRERLSPGYVVPQSYSGAGVELLAAAATATEREDVVFNIITKNPQEVMTALRHPAYFPTPSVQYTPLNAGDDIRKKVEAVLGVGEIQSEEENILTPPSSNPVSPAPSISPDPELSLPPRKRSKMILKSMEATIDLSPVRYSSVIQYAGAS, from the coding sequence AGGAACTTTGGCAAATGCCGGAAATGGTCGGATATTATAACGGAGCATCCTTGCCCATCGCCACTGTCCAAACCGTCGATGAGGCTCGCCACTCCGTGAAGAAAGTCGTCTGCAGCCCCGACTTGCCAATTGCCGAATACCCGGCCGGTGGCAATCCACAGCCCGATCAGATCGTTAACATTCAGTGTCAAATCTGcaacaaaatgtacaattccAAAGCAGCCTTCCAGGCCCACCAGCGCACCCACGCTAAAGAGACCGAGGACCCGTATCGTTGCAACATTTGCGCGAAAACGTTCGCTGTTCCGGCGCGGTTGACCCGCCACTACCGCACCCACACGGGAGAAAAGCCCTTTAAATGCGATTTCTGCAACAAGAGCTTCAGCGTGAAGGAGAACTTGAGCGTCCACAGGAGGATCCACACGAAGGAGCGCCCGTACAAGTGCGACGTGTGTTCGAGAGCGTTCGAACATTCGGGAAAGTTGCACAGACACATGCGGATCCACACGGGAGAAAGGCCCCACAAATGCAACGTCTGCTCGAAGACGTTCATCCAGTCGGGCCAGTTGGTGATCCACATGAGGACCCACACCGGGGAAAAACCGTACGTGTGTGCGGTGTGCCAGAAGGGGTTCACCTGCAGCAAGCAGTTGAAGGTGCACAGTCGCACCCACACCGGCGAGAAACCGTACTCGTGCGAGATCTGCGGAAAGGCCTTCGGATACAACCACGTGCTGAAGTTGCACCAGGTGGCCCACTACGGGGAGAAGGTGTACAAATGCACCATCTGCAACGACACCTTCAATTCGAAGAAGAGCATGGAGGCTCACATCAAGAGCCACTCGGATAACGCGCCGCCGACGGTGCCCACACCTCCAGCTTCATCTACCTCGAGCGAATCCTCTTGCTCATCCAGCAGTAGTGACAAAGAGAACAAAGACTCGTTACCTTCACCTCAGGAACCCTCTTCACTCAGTTACGATTCCGACATTCGTTATTACATCTATCCCCGCGAACGATTATCCCCGGGGTACGTCGTGCCCCAGTCTTATTCCGGCGCCGGAGTCGAACTGTTGGCCGCGGCGGCGACCGCCACCGAGCGCGAAGACGTGGTGTTCAACATCATCACGAAGAATCCCCAGGAAGTGATGACGGCGCTGAGACACCCGGCTTATTTCCCGACCCCCTCCGTGCAATACACTCCCCTGAACGCCGGGGACGACATCAGGAAGAAAGTGGAAGCGGTGTTGGGCGTCGGTGAGATTCAGTCAGAAGAGGAGAATATTTTGACGCCTCCGAGTTCTAATCCGGTTTCGCCGGCGCCGTCGATCTCTCCCGACCCGGAGCTCAGTTTGCCTCCCAGGAAAAGGTCGAAGATGATTCTTAAATCGATGGAAGCCACAATAGACTTGTCTCCTGTGCGTTACAGTTCGGTGATACAATATGCGGGAGCGTCGTAA
- the LOC138131106 gene encoding Krueppel homolog 1-like isoform X2 translates to MPEMVGYYNGASLPIATVQTVDEARHSVKKVVCSPDLPIAEYPAGGNPQPDQIVNIQCQICNKMYNSKAAFQAHQRTHAKETEDPYRCNICAKTFAVPARLTRHYRTHTGEKPFKCDFCNKSFSVKENLSVHRRIHTKERPYKCDVCSRAFEHSGKLHRHMRIHTGERPHKCNVCSKTFIQSGQLVIHMRTHTGEKPYVCAVCQKGFTCSKQLKVHSRTHTGEKPYSCEICGKAFGYNHVLKLHQVAHYGEKVYKCTICNDTFNSKKSMEAHIKSHSDNAPPTVPTPPASSTSSESSCSSSSSDKENKDSLPSPQEPSSLSYDSDIRYYIYPRERLSPGYVVPQSYSGAGVELLAAAATATEREDVVFNIITKNPQEVMTALRHPAYFPTPSVQYTPLNAGDDIRKKVEAVLGVGEIQSEEENILTPPSSNPVSPAPSISPDPELSLPPRKRSKMILKSMEATIDLSPVRYSSVIQYAGAS, encoded by the coding sequence ATGCCGGAAATGGTCGGATATTATAACGGAGCATCCTTGCCCATCGCCACTGTCCAAACCGTCGATGAGGCTCGCCACTCCGTGAAGAAAGTCGTCTGCAGCCCCGACTTGCCAATTGCCGAATACCCGGCCGGTGGCAATCCACAGCCCGATCAGATCGTTAACATTCAGTGTCAAATCTGcaacaaaatgtacaattccAAAGCAGCCTTCCAGGCCCACCAGCGCACCCACGCTAAAGAGACCGAGGACCCGTATCGTTGCAACATTTGCGCGAAAACGTTCGCTGTTCCGGCGCGGTTGACCCGCCACTACCGCACCCACACGGGAGAAAAGCCCTTTAAATGCGATTTCTGCAACAAGAGCTTCAGCGTGAAGGAGAACTTGAGCGTCCACAGGAGGATCCACACGAAGGAGCGCCCGTACAAGTGCGACGTGTGTTCGAGAGCGTTCGAACATTCGGGAAAGTTGCACAGACACATGCGGATCCACACGGGAGAAAGGCCCCACAAATGCAACGTCTGCTCGAAGACGTTCATCCAGTCGGGCCAGTTGGTGATCCACATGAGGACCCACACCGGGGAAAAACCGTACGTGTGTGCGGTGTGCCAGAAGGGGTTCACCTGCAGCAAGCAGTTGAAGGTGCACAGTCGCACCCACACCGGCGAGAAACCGTACTCGTGCGAGATCTGCGGAAAGGCCTTCGGATACAACCACGTGCTGAAGTTGCACCAGGTGGCCCACTACGGGGAGAAGGTGTACAAATGCACCATCTGCAACGACACCTTCAATTCGAAGAAGAGCATGGAGGCTCACATCAAGAGCCACTCGGATAACGCGCCGCCGACGGTGCCCACACCTCCAGCTTCATCTACCTCGAGCGAATCCTCTTGCTCATCCAGCAGTAGTGACAAAGAGAACAAAGACTCGTTACCTTCACCTCAGGAACCCTCTTCACTCAGTTACGATTCCGACATTCGTTATTACATCTATCCCCGCGAACGATTATCCCCGGGGTACGTCGTGCCCCAGTCTTATTCCGGCGCCGGAGTCGAACTGTTGGCCGCGGCGGCGACCGCCACCGAGCGCGAAGACGTGGTGTTCAACATCATCACGAAGAATCCCCAGGAAGTGATGACGGCGCTGAGACACCCGGCTTATTTCCCGACCCCCTCCGTGCAATACACTCCCCTGAACGCCGGGGACGACATCAGGAAGAAAGTGGAAGCGGTGTTGGGCGTCGGTGAGATTCAGTCAGAAGAGGAGAATATTTTGACGCCTCCGAGTTCTAATCCGGTTTCGCCGGCGCCGTCGATCTCTCCCGACCCGGAGCTCAGTTTGCCTCCCAGGAAAAGGTCGAAGATGATTCTTAAATCGATGGAAGCCACAATAGACTTGTCTCCTGTGCGTTACAGTTCGGTGATACAATATGCGGGAGCGTCGTAA